One genomic segment of Chitinibacter sp. FCG-7 includes these proteins:
- the ilvN gene encoding acetolactate synthase small subunit, producing MRHILSVLIENEAGALSRVTGLFSARGYNIDSLTVQTTEDPTMSRMTIVTHGSEDVIEQITKQLNKLIEVVKVIDLNEADHIERELMLIKVRATGKDRDEMKRMADIFRGRIIDVTEKSYTIELTGPGEKLDAFIKALDQAVILETVRTGASGIGRGERILKL from the coding sequence ATGCGTCATATTTTGTCTGTCCTAATTGAAAACGAAGCCGGTGCACTGTCGCGTGTAACAGGTCTGTTTTCGGCTCGTGGTTACAATATTGATTCGCTCACGGTGCAAACCACCGAAGATCCAACGATGAGCCGGATGACGATTGTGACCCACGGCTCGGAAGATGTGATCGAGCAAATCACCAAGCAGCTCAACAAGCTGATCGAAGTGGTGAAAGTGATCGACCTGAACGAAGCCGATCACATCGAGCGCGAACTGATGCTGATCAAAGTACGCGCCACCGGCAAAGATCGCGATGAAATGAAACGGATGGCGGATATTTTCCGTGGCCGCATCATTGATGTTACCGAGAAGAGCTACACCATCGAATTGACCGGCCCGGGCGAAAAACTCGACGCCTTTATCAAGGCGCTGGATCAGGCCGTCATTCTGGAAACCGTCCGCACTGGTGCTTCCGGCATCGGTCGCGGCGAGCGGATCTTAAAACTGTGA
- the ilvC gene encoding ketol-acid reductoisomerase: MNVYYDKDTNPAIIKGKKVAIIGYGSQGHAHACNLKDSGVDVTVGLRTGSATVKKAEAHGLKVTDVATAVAAADVVMILTPDEFQSKLYKEEIEPNIKQGATLAFAHGFAIHYNQVVPRKDLDVIMVAPKAPGHTVRSEFVRGGGVPDLVAIYQNATGNAKEVALSYAWGVGGGRTGIIETTFKDETETDLFGEQAVLCGGAVELVKMGFETLVEAGYEPEMAYFECLHELKLIVDLMFEGGIANMNYSISNNAEYGEYVTGPRVINEESRKAMRQALKDIQTGEYAKQFILEGQTNYASMTAARRNNAAHGIEVVGAKLRAMMPWIQANKIVDQSKN; encoded by the coding sequence TTGAACGTTTACTACGATAAAGACACCAACCCAGCCATCATCAAAGGCAAAAAAGTAGCCATCATCGGTTACGGCTCACAAGGCCACGCGCACGCTTGCAACTTGAAAGACTCAGGCGTTGATGTGACTGTTGGTCTGCGTACTGGCTCTGCGACTGTTAAGAAAGCTGAAGCTCACGGCCTGAAAGTAACTGACGTTGCAACTGCAGTTGCTGCTGCTGACGTGGTAATGATTTTGACTCCGGACGAATTCCAGTCAAAATTGTACAAAGAAGAAATCGAGCCAAACATCAAACAAGGCGCTACTTTGGCCTTCGCTCACGGCTTCGCGATTCACTACAACCAAGTTGTGCCACGCAAAGACCTCGACGTGATCATGGTTGCGCCTAAAGCACCAGGCCACACAGTACGTTCAGAATTCGTCCGTGGCGGCGGCGTTCCTGACTTGGTAGCGATCTACCAGAACGCGACTGGCAACGCCAAAGAAGTGGCGCTGTCATACGCCTGGGGCGTAGGCGGTGGCCGCACTGGTATCATCGAAACCACATTCAAAGACGAAACCGAAACTGACTTGTTCGGCGAACAAGCCGTATTGTGCGGTGGCGCGGTTGAATTGGTAAAAATGGGCTTCGAGACTTTGGTTGAAGCCGGTTACGAGCCAGAAATGGCTTACTTCGAGTGCTTGCACGAATTGAAATTGATCGTTGACTTGATGTTCGAAGGCGGTATCGCGAACATGAACTACTCGATCTCTAACAACGCTGAATACGGTGAGTACGTCACTGGCCCACGCGTGATCAACGAAGAATCTCGCAAAGCAATGCGTCAGGCATTGAAAGACATCCAGACTGGTGAATACGCTAAGCAATTCATCTTGGAAGGCCAGACTAACTACGCTTCAATGACTGCAGCGCGTCGCAACAACGCAGCGCACGGCATCGAAGTTGTAGGTGCGAAATTGCGCGCGATGATGCCTTGGATTCAAGCGAACAAAATCGTTGACCAATCTAAAAACTAA